Proteins encoded within one genomic window of Megalopta genalis isolate 19385.01 chromosome 10, iyMegGena1_principal, whole genome shotgun sequence:
- the OstDelta gene encoding oligosaccharide transferase delta subunit isoform X1, with amino-acid sequence MCRLRMLPSYTSRPVAVRTHTRITYCQLLPERRIVHFSVHAQWVKSHFVRNSNVATGMPGIPITMNIPLLFLIAITRVAVCLSASETLQSTNAYLTMADKSHLKKILEPGLISDDASFMYYTVHGYRFLGETLPNQQDICERLKKVMAEENVTTEKAFYVASASEAIGTCQNLPVPVLVTTLSSVIEKDGSSMLELYYAVNGLTALSEKLSRDKVDKITKAVQNALRKDDNLWNLGYAFHVASDLGTSGAFAADRIEDAIVQADEVDGKYLQFEGGLSVTSFLVNGIFKLSQTLKKKPPLTSQQIVKMANYLLSRRSVQTPRGVMNLLSALTTLANNDFEKPICVTLANEGVSISDNQPMVTVKVCDILGNPVTGVSKVIANSATRVGDDAAILSKQSLQPSPTDKTLFTMNFLEAKPERGFYKISVTAGSVTNTVTVKVLCKVLVDHLEIGTGDADQTTQPKLTRVAYPEKLSQKIEADSQQKLVMRFLLKDSISKKPMRAHQAFVRLSSATESKDKGKMGREIIFVAEPDTSQLYKFDMPVGSAGVNFEHQSGDYNVELIVGDAILANPFQWTVATVNLKFPEPTSTERVDKTASYKRKLNIYATKPEIQHMFREPEKRPAAFVSNLFTGLCLAPVLLLFILWAKLGVNISNFPLSLSAITFHLGLGSIFVLFGIFWLQLNMFVTLRYLLGLGIVTFLAGNKMLSRIAHKHKLR; translated from the exons ATGTGCCGTCTGCGCATGCTCCCTTCGTATACGAGTAGACCGGTCGCAGtacgcacacacacacgtatTACATACTGCCAACTACTTCCGGAACGgagaatcgtccatttttctgtacacgCGCAATGGGTGAAGAGCCATTTTGTTCGGAACAGCAACGTGGCAACCGGCATGCCCGGTATTCCAATTACCATGAATATTC CTTTACTATTCTTAATAGCGATTACCCGTGTAGCAGTATGTTTGTCAGCCAGCGAAACGTTGCAATCGACAAATGCCTATTTAACAATGGCTGATAAAagtcatttgaagaaaatccTTGAACCAGGTTTAATATCCGATGATGCATCTTTTATGTATTATACTGTTCACGGGTATAGATTTCTTGGAGAAACTTTGCCGAATCAACAG GACATCTGTGAACGCTTAAAAAAAGTAATGGCTGAGGAGAATGTGACCACTGAAaaagccttctatgtcgcatctGCTTCAGAAGCAATTGGGACCTGTCAAAATCTTCCTGTACCTGTTCTAGTCACG ACACTCTCGAGCGTTATAGAGAAGGATGGTTCTAGCATGTTGGAATTATATTATGCGGTAAACGGATTGACTGCGCTATCTGAGAAATTGTCACGCGACAAAGTGGACAAGATTACAAAAGCGGTTCAAAATGCGTTGCGCAAGGATGACAATTTGTGGAA CTTGGGCTATGCTTTCCACGTCGCGTCGGATCTGGGAACAAGCGGTGCATTCGCTGCCGACCGAATCGAAGATGCCATTGTACAAGCCGACGAAGTGGATGGAAAGTATTTACAGTTTGAAGGTGGTCTTTCAGTGACCA GTTTTCTAGTGAACGGTATTTTCAAACTATCTCAAACACTGAAGAAAAAGCCACCGTTAACGTCTCAGCAAATCGTTAAGATGGCTAATTATCTCTTGTCCCGTCGATCCGTACAAACTCCGAGAGGCGTGATGAATCTGCTTTCGGCGCTGACAACTTTAGCAAACAACGATTTCGAGAAACCGATCTGTGTAACGTTAGCTAATGAAGGCGTCAGTATATCCGACAATCAGCCTATGGTCACGGTGAAAGTTTGCGACATTCTTGGTAATCCGGTTACCGGAGTGTCTAAAGTGATTGCAAATTCAGCAACACGAGTTGGAGACGATGCCGCAATTTTGAGCAAACAGAGTTTGCAACCCTCGCCGACGGATAA AACATTGTTCACGATGAACTTTTTGGAAGCGAAACCGGAACGTGGATTCTACAAAATCTCTGTGACAGCGGGTTCAGTGACAAACACTGTCACTGTAAAAGTTCTTTGCAAAGTGCTGGTCGATCATTTGGAAATTGGAACTGGTGACGCTGATCAGACGACTCAACCAAAGCTCACACG CGTAGCTTATCCGGAAAAGCTGAGCCAAAAGATAGAAGCTGACTCCCAGCAAAAGTTGGTTATGCGATTTTTGCTGAAAGACAGTATCAGTAAGAAGCCTATGCGTGCACATCAAGCCTTTGTACGGCTTTCTTCGGCAACCGAGTCGAAAGATAAAGGCAAGATGGGACGTGAAATCATCTTCGTCGCTGAACCAGATACGTCGCAGCTTTACAAATTCGATATG CCAGTCGGTTCTGCCGGCGTGAACTTCGAGCATCAAAGCGGCGATTATAACGTGGAGTTGATCGTTGGAGACGCCATATTAGCGAATCCATTCCAGTGGACTGTCGCAACGGTGAACTTGAAGTTTCCTGAACCGACCTCGACCGAACGCGTAGACAAAACCGCATCGTACAAGCGTAAATTGAACATTTATGCGACTAAACCAGAGATACAG CATATGTTCCGCGAACCCGAGAAAAGGCCAGCCGCTTTCGTTTCCAATTTGTTTACAGGCCTGTGTTTGGCCCCAGTATTATTGCTTTTCATTCTGTGGGCAAAACTCGGAGTAAACATATCGAATTTTCCACTTTCTTTGAGCGCGATAACATTCCATCTTGGCTTGGGAA GTATTTTCGTACTTTTTGGAATATTTTGGTTACAACTCAACATGTTCGTTACACTTCGATACCTGCTTGGCCTTGGAATCGTAACGTTTCTCGCCGGCAATAAGATGCTATCGCGTATAGCACATAAACATAAATTACGATAA
- the OstDelta gene encoding oligosaccharide transferase delta subunit isoform X2 yields the protein MFRFALLFLIAITRVAVCLSASETLQSTNAYLTMADKSHLKKILEPGLISDDASFMYYTVHGYRFLGETLPNQQDICERLKKVMAEENVTTEKAFYVASASEAIGTCQNLPVPVLVTTLSSVIEKDGSSMLELYYAVNGLTALSEKLSRDKVDKITKAVQNALRKDDNLWNLGYAFHVASDLGTSGAFAADRIEDAIVQADEVDGKYLQFEGGLSVTSFLVNGIFKLSQTLKKKPPLTSQQIVKMANYLLSRRSVQTPRGVMNLLSALTTLANNDFEKPICVTLANEGVSISDNQPMVTVKVCDILGNPVTGVSKVIANSATRVGDDAAILSKQSLQPSPTDKTLFTMNFLEAKPERGFYKISVTAGSVTNTVTVKVLCKVLVDHLEIGTGDADQTTQPKLTRVAYPEKLSQKIEADSQQKLVMRFLLKDSISKKPMRAHQAFVRLSSATESKDKGKMGREIIFVAEPDTSQLYKFDMPVGSAGVNFEHQSGDYNVELIVGDAILANPFQWTVATVNLKFPEPTSTERVDKTASYKRKLNIYATKPEIQHMFREPEKRPAAFVSNLFTGLCLAPVLLLFILWAKLGVNISNFPLSLSAITFHLGLGSIFVLFGIFWLQLNMFVTLRYLLGLGIVTFLAGNKMLSRIAHKHKLR from the exons atGTTTCGTTTCG CTTTACTATTCTTAATAGCGATTACCCGTGTAGCAGTATGTTTGTCAGCCAGCGAAACGTTGCAATCGACAAATGCCTATTTAACAATGGCTGATAAAagtcatttgaagaaaatccTTGAACCAGGTTTAATATCCGATGATGCATCTTTTATGTATTATACTGTTCACGGGTATAGATTTCTTGGAGAAACTTTGCCGAATCAACAG GACATCTGTGAACGCTTAAAAAAAGTAATGGCTGAGGAGAATGTGACCACTGAAaaagccttctatgtcgcatctGCTTCAGAAGCAATTGGGACCTGTCAAAATCTTCCTGTACCTGTTCTAGTCACG ACACTCTCGAGCGTTATAGAGAAGGATGGTTCTAGCATGTTGGAATTATATTATGCGGTAAACGGATTGACTGCGCTATCTGAGAAATTGTCACGCGACAAAGTGGACAAGATTACAAAAGCGGTTCAAAATGCGTTGCGCAAGGATGACAATTTGTGGAA CTTGGGCTATGCTTTCCACGTCGCGTCGGATCTGGGAACAAGCGGTGCATTCGCTGCCGACCGAATCGAAGATGCCATTGTACAAGCCGACGAAGTGGATGGAAAGTATTTACAGTTTGAAGGTGGTCTTTCAGTGACCA GTTTTCTAGTGAACGGTATTTTCAAACTATCTCAAACACTGAAGAAAAAGCCACCGTTAACGTCTCAGCAAATCGTTAAGATGGCTAATTATCTCTTGTCCCGTCGATCCGTACAAACTCCGAGAGGCGTGATGAATCTGCTTTCGGCGCTGACAACTTTAGCAAACAACGATTTCGAGAAACCGATCTGTGTAACGTTAGCTAATGAAGGCGTCAGTATATCCGACAATCAGCCTATGGTCACGGTGAAAGTTTGCGACATTCTTGGTAATCCGGTTACCGGAGTGTCTAAAGTGATTGCAAATTCAGCAACACGAGTTGGAGACGATGCCGCAATTTTGAGCAAACAGAGTTTGCAACCCTCGCCGACGGATAA AACATTGTTCACGATGAACTTTTTGGAAGCGAAACCGGAACGTGGATTCTACAAAATCTCTGTGACAGCGGGTTCAGTGACAAACACTGTCACTGTAAAAGTTCTTTGCAAAGTGCTGGTCGATCATTTGGAAATTGGAACTGGTGACGCTGATCAGACGACTCAACCAAAGCTCACACG CGTAGCTTATCCGGAAAAGCTGAGCCAAAAGATAGAAGCTGACTCCCAGCAAAAGTTGGTTATGCGATTTTTGCTGAAAGACAGTATCAGTAAGAAGCCTATGCGTGCACATCAAGCCTTTGTACGGCTTTCTTCGGCAACCGAGTCGAAAGATAAAGGCAAGATGGGACGTGAAATCATCTTCGTCGCTGAACCAGATACGTCGCAGCTTTACAAATTCGATATG CCAGTCGGTTCTGCCGGCGTGAACTTCGAGCATCAAAGCGGCGATTATAACGTGGAGTTGATCGTTGGAGACGCCATATTAGCGAATCCATTCCAGTGGACTGTCGCAACGGTGAACTTGAAGTTTCCTGAACCGACCTCGACCGAACGCGTAGACAAAACCGCATCGTACAAGCGTAAATTGAACATTTATGCGACTAAACCAGAGATACAG CATATGTTCCGCGAACCCGAGAAAAGGCCAGCCGCTTTCGTTTCCAATTTGTTTACAGGCCTGTGTTTGGCCCCAGTATTATTGCTTTTCATTCTGTGGGCAAAACTCGGAGTAAACATATCGAATTTTCCACTTTCTTTGAGCGCGATAACATTCCATCTTGGCTTGGGAA GTATTTTCGTACTTTTTGGAATATTTTGGTTACAACTCAACATGTTCGTTACACTTCGATACCTGCTTGGCCTTGGAATCGTAACGTTTCTCGCCGGCAATAAGATGCTATCGCGTATAGCACATAAACATAAATTACGATAA
- the LOC117222738 gene encoding dynein regulatory complex subunit 2, which yields MPPKRTGKQRRAKAKPTDTGDLKRQALAREMKISATNLEKYRARWQETLTRIEMPNVRRKIKMVWSSLEHAFDLQDYSISLLLDALRETEDQRRKMNGEHADLIVRSFDGHQRRLKAAEAFFQRRVETLFADRTREFDEMRSNRNKNEANIRKVNLLVNYRIESRLNAVKSTAMSKVNAFMEDGRNERRLITAQLQKQLEDVWDQLGSIFSNYRTSTQERRRSYDIIERKDKSDRQAIIEQDLRIACLLDDIAKFRGKIHLYKKNVEDETRDALQESHFFRNIYRQANACPIGTPGRTEDKRRATVMSREYNRSVKRLKALTRKAERVLVYIEICRKYETRDEKILPPIVGSADSDSSPDIATTWDSSSPFDVITQDFETLIRFWHRFGLAKLVAAELNKERDLLARKAVDLRETMKLLLARTFCSTSGTRRICE from the exons ATGCCGCCGAAACGAACGGGCAAACAGCGACGAGCTAAGGCTAAGCCCACGGATACGGGAGATCTGAAACGGCAAGCGTTGGCGCGCGAAATGAAGATTTCTGCCACGAATCTGGAGAAATATCGGGCACGCTGGCAAGAAACGCTTACGCGAATAGAAATGCCGAACGTTAGGAGGAAGATCAAGATGGTTTGGTCGAGCTTGGAACATGCGTTTGATTTGCAGGATTACag TATCAGCTTACTGTTGGACGCTCTGCGGGAGACGGAGGATCAACGACGTAAAATGAACGGTGAACACGCGGACTTGATCGTTCGATCGTTCGACGGGCACCAACGACGTTTAAAAGCCGCCGAAGCGTTTTTCCAACGGCGCGTCGAGACGCTGTTCGCCGACAGAACCCGCGAATTTGACGAAATGCGTTCGAATCGAAACAAGAACGAGGCTAACATACGGAAAGTCAATCTCCTTGTCAATTATCGAATCGAGAGCAGGCTGAACGCTGTAAAGAGCACCGCCATGA GTAAAGTGAACGCTTTCATGGAAGATGGGAGAAACGAGAGACGATTGATTACCGCGCAACTTCAAAAGCAATTAGAGGACGTTTGGGACCAACTGGGAAGCATATTCTCGAATTATCGTACAA GTACGCAGGAGCGGCGCAGATCGTACGATATTATCGAAAGAAAGGACAAGTCGGATCGTCAAGCGATAATCGAGCAAGATTTGCGAATCGCGTGTCTTCTGGACGACATCGCCAAATTTCGTGGCAAGATACATTTGTACAAAAAGAATGTCGAGGACGAGACGCGCGACGCCCTCCAAgagtctcatttttttcgcaacaTCTATCGACAAGCAAACGCATGC CCTATCGGTACACCAGGTCGTACAGAAGATAAACGAAGAGCGACGGTGATGTCCAGGGAGTACAATCGTAGCGTTAAACGGTTGAAAGCGTTGACGAGAAAAGCTGAGCGTGTCCTCGTGTACATAGAAATTTGTCGAAAATACGAAACTCGAGATGAAAAGATACTTCCGCCGATCGTTGGTTCTGCCGATAGCGACTCGTCGCCGGACATAGCGACGACGTGGGACAGTTCTTCGCCGTTCGACGTG ATCACCCAAGACTTTGAAACACTGATTCGCTTCTGGCATCGCTTCGGGCTTGCTAAATTGGTCGCTGCTGAATTGAACAAGGAGCGAGATCTGTTAGCAAGGAAGGCTGTAGATCTGcgagaaactatgaaactgttGTTAGCGCGGACATTCTGTTCGACATCTGGTACTCGTCGAATATGCGAATGA
- the LOC117222726 gene encoding uncharacterized protein LOC117222726 isoform X1, whose translation MRSAFLLILVIAALSAVYGHAASSTSPENGELAVPRENFAIKGQLVRQRRSPLGKLALLGGAALLGKKALLVGGAAVGTKALIGAGIGAGIVGAGLYKAKYYGGGYGGGYGGGYGGAYGGSYGSSYSTQFSDHHYGWRR comes from the exons ATGAGATCCGCGTTTCTCCTGATCCTCGTAATCGCGGCTCTGTCGGCGGTCTACGGCCACGCGGCGTCCTCGACTTCGCCCGAGAATGGCGAGCTCGCGGTTCCGCGAGAAAACTTCGCAATCAAAGGACAGCTTGTTCGCCAAAGGAGGTCTCCGTTGGGTAAATTGGCGCTCCTCGGCGGAGCGGCCCTCCTTGGAAAGAAGGCCCTTTTAGTGGGCGGTGCGGCGGTCGGGACCAAAGCTTTGATCGGCGCCGGAATCGGCGCCGGGATCGTCGGCGCGGGCTTGTACAAGGCTAAATA TTACGGAGGCGGTTACGGAGGCGGTTACGGAGGCGGTTACGGAGGCGCTTACGGAGGCAGCTACGGAAGTAGTTACAGTACCCAATTTTCGGATCACCATTACGG ATGGCGTCGATGA
- the LOC117222726 gene encoding uncharacterized protein LOC117222726 isoform X2, translating into MRSAFLLILVIAALSAVYGHAASSTSPENGELAVPRENFAIKGQLVRQRRSPLGKLALLGGAALLGKKALLVGGAAVGTKALIGAGIGAGIVGAGLYKAKYYGGGYGGGYGGAYGGSYGSSYSTQFSDHHYGWRR; encoded by the exons ATGAGATCCGCGTTTCTCCTGATCCTCGTAATCGCGGCTCTGTCGGCGGTCTACGGCCACGCGGCGTCCTCGACTTCGCCCGAGAATGGCGAGCTCGCGGTTCCGCGAGAAAACTTCGCAATCAAAGGACAGCTTGTTCGCCAAAGGAGGTCTCCGTTGGGTAAATTGGCGCTCCTCGGCGGAGCGGCCCTCCTTGGAAAGAAGGCCCTTTTAGTGGGCGGTGCGGCGGTCGGGACCAAAGCTTTGATCGGCGCCGGAATCGGCGCCGGGATCGTCGGCGCGGGCTTGTACAAGGCTAAATA TTACGGAGGCGGTTACGGAGGCGGTTACGGAGGCGCTTACGGAGGCAGCTACGGAAGTAGTTACAGTACCCAATTTTCGGATCACCATTACGG ATGGCGTCGATGA
- the LOC117222724 gene encoding uncharacterized protein LOC117222724, whose translation MSLLIMKICHERSIGKDRRSARNTKEPEYDRSEKVVGGGRVARFKGRRLCIKSNGSIEKPSHQEPSFSVRQNHSGNRYKGKMRPINVAIVAIACCSLVSFAIAADASLAEDHDSSTLDHPDARLTELGGESAGAPLIRQKRTILLKKKLLGAGLLGFGLGIAKGYKAGYYTAPSVRHVYLSPPPSAVKYVEYVEKPVFVERIIERPAPFVKSVPAVFSEPSPSYGVW comes from the exons ATGTCGCTCTTGATCATGAAAATTTGTCACGAGCGATCGATCGGTAAAGACAGGCGTTCGGCCAGGAATACAAAGGAACCCGAATACGATCGGTCGGAGAAGGTGGTAGGGGGTGGTAGGGTGGCgcgcttcaaaggcaggcgactTTGTATAAAATCGAACGGGTCTATTGAAAAGCCGTCACACCAGGAACCATCGTTCTCCGTACGTCAAAACCACTCTGGGAACAGATACAAGGGCAAG ATGCGTCCAATCAACGTTGCGATTGTTGCTATTGCGTGCTGTTCGCTCGTATCATTCGCTATCGCCGCGGATGCTTCGCTGGCCGAAGACCATGACTCGTCGACCTTGGACCATCCGGACGCGCGATTGACAGAGTTAGGAGGCGAAAGCGCGGGAGCGCCTTTGATTAGACAGAAAAGGACGATTCTACTGAAGAAGAAGCTTCTCGGCGCGGGACTCCTTGGTTTCGGTTTGGGAATCGCGAAAGG GTACAAAGCTGGTTATTACACCGCACCGAGCGTTCGTCACGTCTATCTGTCGCCTCCGCCGTCGGCTGTGAAATACGTCGAATACGTCGAGAAGCCCGTTTTCGTCGAAAGGATAATCGAAAGACCGGCGCCGTTCGTTAAATCGGTGCCAGCCGTATTCAGCGAACCGTCTCCTTCGTACGG CGTCTGGTAA